The Brevibacillus brevis genome contains a region encoding:
- the fabI gene encoding enoyl-ACP reductase FabI has product MNTLLQGKNIVIMGVANHRSIAWGIAQSLHNAGANLIFTYQGERLRENVAALTEKLGVESLLVNCDVTKDEDVEAAFAVIKEKVGVIHGLAHCIAFAKTEELEGEYVNTSREGYALAQDISAFSLVAVARAARPLMTEGGSIVTLTYLGGERVIQNYNVMGVAKAALDASVRYLANDLGKENIRINAISAGPIRTLAAKGIRNFNSVLKEIEEKAPLRRTIDQSEVGDTALFLFSNLSRGITGEILHVDAGYSIMGG; this is encoded by the coding sequence ATGAACACATTGTTGCAAGGAAAGAACATCGTCATCATGGGCGTAGCAAACCACCGCAGCATTGCCTGGGGAATTGCACAATCCTTACATAATGCTGGAGCGAATCTGATTTTTACGTACCAAGGGGAGCGTCTGCGTGAAAACGTGGCGGCACTCACGGAAAAATTGGGAGTAGAGTCGCTGTTGGTAAATTGCGATGTGACGAAGGATGAGGATGTCGAAGCGGCATTTGCTGTGATCAAAGAAAAAGTGGGCGTTATTCATGGCCTAGCGCATTGCATCGCGTTTGCGAAAACGGAAGAGCTTGAAGGCGAGTATGTCAACACATCCCGCGAAGGATACGCGCTGGCACAAGACATTAGCGCATTCTCCCTGGTTGCAGTTGCTCGTGCTGCTCGTCCGTTGATGACGGAGGGCGGAAGCATCGTGACTTTGACTTACCTTGGCGGTGAGCGCGTGATTCAAAACTACAACGTCATGGGTGTAGCCAAAGCTGCGCTTGATGCATCTGTTCGTTATTTGGCAAACGACCTGGGCAAAGAGAACATTCGTATCAATGCTATCTCCGCTGGTCCAATCCGTACACTTGCTGCAAAAGGAATCCGCAATTTCAACTCCGTGTTGAAGGAAATTGAGGAAAAAGCGCCATTGCGCCGCACGATTGACCAATCGGAAGTAGGCGACACCGCTCTCTTCTTGTTCAGCAATCTCTCCCGAGGAATCACGGGTGAAATTTTGCACGTCGATGCTGGCTACAGCATTATGGGCGGGTAA
- a CDS encoding UvrD-helicase domain-containing protein produces the protein MNYALLDNKPILLLPENYNRIPFWRMAARQDKVRCPACASALRLHAGISFEPHFFHPEGAECPLLTENGPAPLDSLQAINETAATAFQAVLAATAEKDHSEDHTKESLAFSTKEHSETSIDEENTTTIGSFRLPKKRTIGTSTTPPPPAPKPPVFRKRLMPKKTISHMAEQMRDQPLHPGQQQAVHATEGPFLILAGAGSGKTRVMTARTTHLISELGVKPNQIMVVTFTTKAADEIRQRIARQLPAGQARELIAGTFHSIFYRMLLHHQPERWDQQRLLKKDWQKWRLMREAGALLGHDELATLKETEITEALGIISRWKNEYILPQEVAYREATNDAEKRAIQLYPLYEATKKKHHWFDFDDMLIGCYEMLRDDPGLLRRYQERITYVMVDEFQDINRIQYETVKLLAAPQNNLCVIGDDDQSIYGFRGSDPQYILGFTKDFPQASTFTLEVNYRSHSSIVSLGYSLIGHNRERWAKECQSFHHEEGDAYLFEPEDEEEQASRIVDEIIHRHEQGAILGECAILYRTNESARPILERLSEAGIPFHYTQEEDSFYQRQTVRWTLNYLRLALNPDDTDALKEILSTLYISAEMWNALRSQAIIEDKPILHVLPHLTQLKPYQRKHMQQINEILTACKDVPPAQALELIYEDGKLRDYLKKRAKDREDGRERWSDELQQILAASKRHATISDFLAYIDQMARQEKEWRTMRPLPDEAVHVLSIHRAKGLEYDHVFLPDLVEGALPHEYTLDELRKGGSGALEEERRLLYVAITRARHSLCIGIPRERFGRKTRTSRFIAEMGR, from the coding sequence ATGAACTACGCTTTACTAGACAACAAACCCATCCTGTTGCTACCAGAGAACTATAACCGCATACCGTTTTGGCGCATGGCTGCCCGGCAGGACAAGGTACGCTGTCCAGCCTGTGCATCGGCGCTTCGTCTTCATGCTGGCATCAGCTTTGAGCCGCATTTCTTCCATCCTGAAGGAGCTGAATGCCCACTTCTGACGGAAAATGGTCCTGCTCCTCTCGATTCGCTGCAAGCGATAAATGAGACGGCTGCTACTGCCTTTCAAGCTGTCTTGGCTGCTACGGCCGAAAAGGATCACAGCGAGGATCACACGAAAGAATCACTCGCTTTCTCAACCAAAGAGCACAGCGAGACATCCATAGACGAAGAAAATACAACGACCATCGGCTCCTTTCGCCTTCCGAAAAAGAGAACGATTGGCACGAGCACGACGCCTCCCCCGCCAGCTCCGAAGCCACCTGTTTTCCGCAAACGCTTGATGCCGAAGAAGACCATCTCTCACATGGCTGAGCAAATGCGAGATCAACCGCTTCACCCGGGACAACAGCAAGCGGTGCACGCAACCGAGGGGCCTTTTCTCATCCTCGCCGGGGCCGGAAGTGGCAAGACACGCGTCATGACGGCACGCACGACTCACTTGATCTCAGAGTTGGGTGTAAAACCGAATCAAATCATGGTCGTGACCTTTACGACCAAAGCCGCCGATGAAATCCGTCAGCGCATTGCCCGGCAACTACCTGCTGGACAAGCACGTGAGCTGATTGCCGGCACGTTCCACAGCATCTTTTACCGAATGCTCTTGCATCACCAGCCAGAACGCTGGGATCAACAGCGCCTCTTGAAAAAGGATTGGCAAAAATGGCGGTTGATGCGCGAGGCCGGCGCACTGCTTGGTCATGACGAACTTGCCACGTTAAAAGAAACAGAGATCACTGAAGCACTCGGCATCATCAGCCGTTGGAAAAACGAATACATCCTCCCCCAGGAGGTCGCGTATCGGGAAGCAACGAACGATGCAGAAAAACGGGCGATCCAGCTTTACCCTCTATACGAGGCCACGAAGAAAAAGCATCATTGGTTTGACTTTGACGACATGCTCATTGGCTGCTACGAAATGCTGCGCGATGATCCAGGACTCCTGCGCCGTTATCAGGAACGCATTACCTATGTGATGGTCGATGAGTTCCAGGATATCAATCGCATTCAGTATGAGACGGTCAAGCTATTAGCTGCTCCACAAAACAATTTGTGTGTCATCGGGGATGACGACCAGTCCATTTACGGCTTTCGCGGCAGTGATCCGCAGTACATCTTGGGCTTCACCAAAGACTTTCCGCAGGCGTCGACATTTACACTCGAGGTCAACTACCGTTCCCATTCCTCGATTGTCAGTCTTGGCTACTCGCTGATCGGTCACAACCGGGAGCGTTGGGCAAAGGAATGTCAGTCCTTTCATCACGAGGAAGGCGACGCGTATTTATTCGAGCCGGAAGACGAAGAAGAACAAGCTTCCCGGATCGTCGATGAAATTATCCATCGTCACGAGCAAGGGGCCATTTTGGGTGAATGCGCCATCTTGTACCGCACCAATGAATCTGCACGCCCCATTTTGGAGCGCCTGAGCGAAGCAGGGATTCCTTTTCATTACACGCAAGAAGAGGATTCCTTTTACCAACGCCAGACGGTTCGTTGGACGCTGAATTATTTGCGGCTCGCGTTAAACCCGGATGACACCGATGCGCTCAAAGAAATATTGTCGACCCTCTATATCTCAGCCGAAATGTGGAATGCCTTGCGCAGTCAAGCAATTATTGAAGACAAGCCGATTTTGCACGTTCTTCCGCATCTGACACAGCTCAAACCCTATCAGCGCAAGCACATGCAGCAAATCAACGAGATTCTCACCGCGTGCAAGGATGTTCCACCTGCCCAGGCGCTCGAGCTCATCTATGAGGATGGGAAACTGCGCGACTATCTAAAAAAACGCGCGAAAGACCGGGAAGATGGCCGGGAACGTTGGAGCGATGAGCTGCAGCAAATACTGGCAGCTTCGAAGCGCCATGCGACGATCAGCGATTTTTTGGCTTATATCGATCAAATGGCGCGACAAGAAAAAGAGTGGCGCACGATGCGACCACTCCCGGACGAAGCTGTTCATGTGTTAAGTATCCATCGGGCAAAAGGTCTCGAGTACGACCACGTCTTCTTACCTGATCTGGTAGAAGGTGCCCTTCCTCATGAGTACACATTGGATGAGCTGCGAAAAGGCGGCTCCGGTGCGCTTGAAGAAGAACGTCGTCTCTTATACGTCGCGATTACCCGGGCCCGTCACAGCTTGTGTATTGGTATCCCCCGGGAGCGATTCGGACGAAAGACCCGCACCTCCCGCTTCATCGCCGAGATGGGCAGGTAA
- a CDS encoding hemolysin family protein, whose translation MCLESPIGEITLNLLLVVFLVLLNGFFVAAEFSLVKVRQTRLTQLVSEGNNKSARYAQKVTRELDAYLSACQLGITLASLGLGWVGEPAVAHYVAPVMAFFHFPSYLVGPTSLAIAFAIITFLHIVFGELAPKSLAIQKAEATSLWTAAPLMFFYKLSYPLIWFLNGAANLLIRRLGIEPATENESAHTEEEIRLLMNQSHKSGHIDQTEMALVDNVFVFSERLAREIMIPRIDMICLYDDNTFDENLEIMRESRHSRFPVAHEDKDRLIGFVHTSDFYLSALTTGKAELSDFLRPLLTVPESMEISHVLRLMQKRRSQLAIVIDEYGGTAGLLTMEDILEEIVGDIQDEFDENERPEIEESSSNTLSVSGKTLLTELNDYISIEVVSDEVDTIAGWLYSQLNDEVAKGKTITFQGYLFAISELQNHRITRVSISYLGAEDSTALPEDIVSLHS comes from the coding sequence GTGTGCTTGGAGAGTCCGATAGGGGAGATTACGCTGAATCTGCTGCTTGTGGTATTTTTGGTTCTTCTGAACGGCTTTTTCGTCGCAGCAGAATTCTCGTTGGTAAAAGTTCGCCAAACTCGTCTGACCCAGCTCGTCAGTGAAGGCAATAACAAAAGTGCCCGCTACGCGCAAAAAGTCACACGTGAGCTCGACGCCTATCTTTCCGCCTGCCAGCTTGGAATTACACTGGCTTCGCTGGGGTTAGGCTGGGTCGGTGAACCTGCCGTCGCCCATTACGTGGCGCCCGTCATGGCATTTTTTCATTTCCCGTCTTATTTGGTCGGTCCGACCTCACTTGCGATCGCTTTTGCTATCATCACATTTTTACATATCGTTTTCGGAGAGCTTGCGCCTAAATCTTTGGCGATCCAAAAAGCAGAGGCCACTTCCTTATGGACTGCCGCTCCACTCATGTTTTTTTACAAGCTGAGCTATCCGCTCATCTGGTTTTTAAACGGAGCAGCCAATTTGCTGATCAGACGCCTTGGAATCGAGCCTGCCACCGAAAACGAGTCCGCTCATACGGAAGAAGAAATCCGCCTTCTCATGAACCAGAGTCATAAAAGTGGTCACATTGACCAGACCGAGATGGCTCTCGTCGACAATGTCTTCGTGTTTTCCGAACGTCTTGCCCGGGAAATCATGATCCCACGGATTGATATGATTTGCCTCTACGATGACAACACGTTTGACGAAAACCTCGAAATCATGAGAGAATCTCGCCATTCACGCTTTCCCGTAGCCCATGAGGATAAGGACAGGCTGATTGGCTTTGTACACACTTCAGATTTTTACCTCTCTGCGTTGACGACAGGGAAAGCAGAGTTATCTGATTTTCTCCGCCCATTATTGACGGTGCCGGAGTCCATGGAAATTAGCCACGTCTTGCGCTTAATGCAAAAACGCCGTTCCCAGCTCGCCATCGTAATTGACGAATACGGAGGTACAGCAGGGTTGTTAACGATGGAGGACATTTTGGAGGAAATCGTCGGTGATATTCAGGATGAGTTCGATGAAAATGAGCGCCCTGAAATTGAAGAAAGCTCCAGCAATACGCTCTCGGTTTCCGGCAAAACTCTCTTGACAGAACTGAATGATTACATATCGATTGAAGTCGTTTCCGACGAAGTCGACACCATTGCCGGATGGCTCTACAGCCAGTTAAATGATGAGGTCGCAAAGGGCAAAACCATCACGTTCCAAGGCTATCTTTTTGCGATCAGTGAACTGCAAAACCATCGCATAACACGGGTAAGCATCTCATATTTGGGAGCAGAAGATTCGACCGCTCTTCCTGAGGACATCGTGTCGCTGCACTCCTAA
- a CDS encoding YitT family protein, translating into MYWLQKSVAILTGSVLLGIGVNLFLVPHRLMEGGMIGIGLLATYYMQMPPGLVMILVSIPVYVIVFFYDRRLFFHSFHGMLISAFFIDILSDMRGWNLWSTSFSAVTGGALIGMGVGLMLAYETNTGGTDLLAQFLARRYKLRVALLIFLIDGLIVLCSIRTIGMERMIFSLLTIVAVAATTHMFSGLGRPLPPYTIIGPLISSKMDDRSSRHYAITNTRYRNGEGEGDILEKINRKRKK; encoded by the coding sequence ATGTACTGGCTGCAAAAAAGTGTAGCGATTCTTACAGGAAGCGTGCTCCTAGGCATTGGAGTCAATCTGTTTTTGGTTCCGCATCGCCTAATGGAAGGGGGCATGATCGGGATCGGTTTGTTGGCGACGTATTACATGCAAATGCCGCCGGGTCTCGTGATGATTTTGGTTAGTATCCCTGTGTATGTCATCGTCTTTTTTTATGATCGCAGATTGTTTTTTCACAGCTTTCACGGCATGCTGATTTCTGCTTTCTTTATAGATATTCTCTCGGATATGCGTGGCTGGAATCTATGGTCAACTTCTTTTTCCGCAGTTACTGGCGGCGCATTAATCGGAATGGGTGTCGGCTTGATGCTTGCCTACGAGACGAATACGGGCGGGACAGACCTGCTTGCGCAATTTCTTGCCAGACGATACAAGCTGCGCGTTGCCTTGCTGATTTTTCTAATCGATGGGCTGATCGTACTTTGCTCGATTCGGACGATCGGGATGGAGAGAATGATTTTCTCTTTGCTGACAATCGTCGCAGTTGCTGCGACTACGCATATGTTCAGTGGACTCGGACGACCTTTGCCACCGTATACGATCATTGGTCCGCTTATTTCGAGTAAAATGGACGATCGCTCGTCGCGGCACTATGCAATCACGAACACCAGATATAGGAACGGGGAAGGGGAAGGCGATATTTTGGAGAAAATAAATAGGAAAAGGAAGAAATGA
- a CDS encoding MBL fold metallo-hydrolase, with translation MSGQAFQMITERVGYLPGHVNIGLVIGERGAILIDSGLDTQNSKKIKKGLDAIAQPLSAIIQTHSHADHFGGNAYLLGCWPEARVYAPPLEEAIIRNPILEPIYLNMGASPLEDLKNKFLLAQPSRVDHLLPLDEGIEIDGVPFFILSLPGHSWQQVGVVCDEICFAADSYLGEEVLEKHKLPFLVDAHETLLSLHKLLATNYKGYLPGHGAYTTTSHDAVNKNIAWHERIFSVICDILVEERTPEEALTLLCERLHISIENASSYVLFRTAFMGYLVGLQKTKRVTYRFEQNRWLWRNVQDGAEGAER, from the coding sequence TTGTCTGGACAAGCATTTCAAATGATAACGGAGCGTGTCGGCTATTTGCCCGGTCATGTTAACATAGGACTTGTCATAGGTGAGCGTGGAGCAATCCTGATTGATTCTGGTCTGGATACCCAGAACTCCAAAAAAATCAAGAAAGGACTGGACGCTATCGCCCAGCCCTTGTCTGCAATCATTCAGACACACTCTCATGCCGACCATTTCGGTGGCAACGCCTACTTGCTCGGATGCTGGCCCGAAGCAAGAGTCTATGCGCCACCGCTGGAAGAGGCGATCATTCGGAATCCCATACTTGAGCCCATTTACTTGAACATGGGTGCATCACCACTTGAGGATCTCAAAAACAAGTTTTTGCTTGCGCAGCCTTCTCGGGTGGACCACCTCCTTCCACTGGATGAAGGGATCGAGATAGATGGCGTACCTTTCTTTATCCTTTCTCTGCCGGGGCATAGCTGGCAACAGGTTGGCGTCGTCTGTGACGAGATTTGCTTCGCTGCCGACAGTTATTTAGGCGAAGAGGTTTTGGAAAAGCACAAGCTGCCGTTTCTTGTGGATGCGCATGAGACCCTACTCAGTCTTCATAAACTGCTTGCAACCAACTACAAGGGATACTTGCCTGGGCACGGGGCATATACCACCACCTCTCATGATGCCGTGAACAAAAATATTGCTTGGCATGAGCGGATTTTCTCGGTGATCTGCGACATTTTAGTAGAGGAGAGAACACCAGAAGAAGCGTTAACTCTCCTGTGTGAGCGTTTACACATTTCCATAGAAAATGCTTCGAGTTACGTCCTGTTTCGGACGGCGTTTATGGGGTACCTGGTCGGGCTTCAGAAAACAAAGAGGGTGACATACCGGTTTGAACAAAATCGGTGGTTGTGGAGAAATGTTCAGGATGGAGCCGAGGGAGCAGAAAGGTAA
- a CDS encoding PHP domain-containing protein translates to MERMADLHTHTKASDGTCEPAENVRLAKEAGLAALAITDHDTVAGIPEAMEAARALGVEIIPGVEVSSVGKGQDIHVLGYFVPYEDPAFEERLFRLRETRHERNQLLIARLQELGIDISLEKVYRRKQGTDKNIGRPHIAEELMELGVVSTIAEAFDKYLGKGGAAYVNPPRITPQEAITLIKEAGGVAVLAHPGLYDDDELVEELIVFGLDGIEVNHPDNDEVQKMRYSKWAAQYGLVVTGGSDFHGWRGEEPFHAMLGSHTATIDAVEQLRAIAAKRKA, encoded by the coding sequence ATGGAACGTATGGCAGATTTGCATACACATACAAAAGCGTCAGACGGAACCTGCGAGCCTGCGGAAAATGTACGTTTGGCGAAGGAGGCAGGACTTGCTGCACTGGCGATCACGGATCACGACACGGTAGCAGGGATTCCAGAAGCAATGGAGGCTGCCCGCGCACTCGGCGTGGAAATTATTCCGGGAGTCGAGGTGAGCTCCGTTGGGAAGGGGCAGGATATTCACGTTCTCGGCTATTTTGTCCCGTATGAAGACCCGGCTTTTGAAGAGCGTCTCTTCCGTTTGCGAGAGACAAGGCATGAGCGTAACCAACTGCTGATTGCACGGCTGCAGGAGCTCGGAATCGACATTTCATTGGAAAAGGTATACCGCCGCAAGCAGGGCACGGACAAAAACATCGGGCGACCGCATATTGCAGAAGAACTGATGGAGCTGGGGGTCGTTTCTACGATCGCGGAGGCCTTCGATAAGTACTTGGGCAAAGGAGGAGCGGCTTATGTCAATCCTCCACGCATTACCCCGCAGGAAGCGATCACGCTGATCAAAGAGGCTGGCGGAGTGGCGGTGCTGGCTCACCCGGGCCTGTATGACGATGATGAGCTGGTCGAGGAATTGATTGTATTCGGATTGGACGGGATTGAAGTCAATCACCCGGACAACGATGAAGTACAAAAAATGCGCTACAGCAAGTGGGCAGCACAATACGGACTTGTTGTAACCGGCGGTTCTGATTTCCATGGCTGGCGAGGAGAGGAGCCGTTTCATGCGATGCTCGGCTCTCATACCGCAACGATAGATGCTGTTGAACAGCTACGTGCGATTGCGGCGAAGCGAAAGGCGTAA
- a CDS encoding RCC1 domain-containing protein: MDYISPKDAMLKVKRWSKDTIAAGRRHTVGLKSDGTVTAVGDKKYGQCDVSGWRDIVAVAAGNVHMATNTGNAHTIGLKADRTVAAVGWNKYDQCDVNNWRDIVAVATGWRRTIGLKSDGTVVAVGRNNEGECNVSGWHDIVEVAAGDWHTIGLKLDGTVTAVGNNRYRQCNVNGWCDIVEVAAGYLHTIGLKSDGTVTAVGLNKHDQCDVSGWRGIVAIAVGSNHTIGLKSDGTVAAVGWNEYGQCNISDWRDIVAIAAGCAHTVGLKSDGTVVAVGDNEYGQCDVSSWRGIQLPEN, translated from the coding sequence ATGGATTACATTTCACCGAAAGACGCGATGTTAAAGGTGAAACGGTGGTCTAAAGATACCATAGCGGCAGGTCGTCGTCATACCGTTGGACTCAAATCGGACGGCACAGTGACGGCTGTGGGTGATAAGAAATATGGCCAATGTGATGTAAGCGGCTGGCGCGATATTGTGGCGGTAGCGGCTGGTAATGTTCATATGGCGACGAACACAGGTAATGCTCATACCATCGGTCTTAAAGCGGATAGAACTGTGGCGGCTGTGGGTTGGAATAAGTATGATCAATGCGATGTAAACAACTGGCGCGATATTGTAGCAGTTGCGACGGGTTGGCGTCGTACCATTGGCCTTAAATCGGATGGCACGGTGGTAGCAGTGGGCCGAAATAATGAAGGTGAATGCAATGTAAGCGGCTGGCATGATATTGTGGAGGTCGCGGCGGGCGACTGGCACACCATCGGTCTTAAATTGGACGGCACGGTGACGGCTGTGGGTAATAATCGGTATCGCCAATGCAATGTAAACGGCTGGTGCGATATTGTGGAGGTCGCGGCGGGTTATCTTCATACAATCGGGCTTAAATCGGACGGTACGGTGACGGCTGTCGGTTTGAATAAACATGACCAATGCGATGTAAGCGGCTGGCGCGGTATTGTGGCGATTGCGGTGGGTAGTAATCATACCATTGGCCTTAAATCGGACGGTACTGTGGCGGCTGTGGGTTGGAATGAGTATGGCCAATGTAATATAAGTGATTGGCGCGATATTGTGGCGATTGCGGCGGGTTGTGCCCATACCGTAGGGCTTAAATCGGACGGCACGGTGGTCGCTGTAGGTGATAATGAATATGGACAATGCGATGTAAGCAGCTGGCGCGGCATCCAACTGCCCGAAAATTAG
- a CDS encoding DUF3995 domain-containing protein has protein sequence MTHVFPISSAIFLVIVSLLHFYWAFGGKWGTDSVIPTTADHSRRTFSPRKGGTIVVACLLTSAAYLLLAQGSYLPPLIAPSLIQWGCIVCAAVFILRAVGDFNYIGFFKKVKNTKFARQDTALFTPLCLWLGMSFLLALF, from the coding sequence ATGACGCATGTTTTCCCTATTTCATCAGCTATCTTTTTAGTCATCGTATCCTTGCTGCATTTTTATTGGGCCTTCGGAGGAAAATGGGGGACCGATTCCGTCATTCCCACAACGGCCGATCATTCACGCCGAACTTTTTCCCCTCGGAAAGGCGGAACGATCGTTGTTGCCTGCTTGTTGACTTCTGCCGCTTACCTTTTGCTCGCCCAGGGCAGTTATCTCCCGCCCTTAATAGCCCCTTCTTTGATTCAATGGGGATGCATTGTCTGTGCAGCTGTATTTATCCTCCGCGCAGTGGGAGACTTCAACTACATTGGCTTTTTTAAAAAAGTAAAAAATACAAAGTTTGCCCGTCAAGATACGGCATTGTTCACCCCTCTATGCTTGTGGTTAGGGATGTCATTTCTGCTTGCATTGTTTTAA